A genome region from Wielerella bovis includes the following:
- a CDS encoding PAS domain-containing protein, with product MLSTTHLNITAHQPVMPEPTITHSTHNLRNFYGDEYTIYCTEEETQFPDGCLITSRTDIHGIITHANDAFVRMSGWSRDELIGSPHSILRHPDMPAVAFKDLWDTLQRGEKWHGYVKNLRKDGGFYWVYATAVPNIRNGVVEGYTSVRRKPDPNKVVECTELYVKLLQEERAA from the coding sequence ATGTTATCTACCACACATCTCAATATAACTGCTCACCAGCCAGTTATGCCAGAACCCACTATTACGCATAGCACACATAATTTACGCAATTTTTATGGCGATGAATACACGATTTATTGCACAGAAGAAGAAACACAATTTCCTGATGGTTGCTTAATTACTTCGCGTACCGATATTCATGGCATTATTACCCATGCCAATGATGCATTTGTGCGGATGAGTGGCTGGTCGCGTGATGAGTTAATTGGTAGTCCACATAGCATTTTGCGTCATCCCGATATGCCAGCGGTGGCGTTTAAGGATTTGTGGGATACTTTGCAACGTGGTGAAAAGTGGCATGGCTATGTGAAAAATTTGCGTAAAGATGGTGGTTTTTATTGGGTGTATGCAACTGCTGTACCCAATATTCGCAATGGTGTAGTGGAAGGTTACACTTCTGTACGCCGTAAACCTGACCCTAATAAAGTGGTGGAATGCACAGAGTTATATGTTAAATTATTACAAGAAGAGCGTGCAGCTTAA
- a CDS encoding roadblock/LC7 domain-containing protein: MSQTAFETILNQLHSDSSDILSSAIVATDGIPLCSILGRHANPDRVGGMAASMLSLGNRAVKEMVGGNLKQTIIEGSDGYIVLVQADEHTVLIVTARQDAKLGMILVYVREAAKKIQLNSHN; this comes from the coding sequence ATGAGTCAAACAGCTTTTGAAACAATTTTAAATCAATTACATAGTGATTCATCTGATATTCTATCATCTGCAATAGTTGCAACAGATGGTATTCCGTTATGTTCGATATTGGGACGTCATGCTAATCCAGATCGTGTGGGTGGTATGGCGGCATCAATGCTTTCTTTGGGTAATCGTGCTGTCAAAGAAATGGTCGGCGGTAACTTGAAACAAACCATTATTGAAGGTAGTGATGGCTATATTGTGCTGGTTCAAGCTGATGAGCATACTGTATTAATTGTTACTGCACGACAAGATGCTAAATTGGGCATGATTTTGGTATATGTACGCGAGGCTGCGAAAAAAATCCAATTAAACAGTCATAACTAA
- a CDS encoding PAS domain-containing protein has translation MMNKIHNMPQPVGVYQEQQNTYFDGNSRTIYTTDIETEFPDGCLITSRTDTNGVITHANESFVKLSGWTRDEIIGQPHGILRHPDMPKAAFADMWDTLKRGEKWHGYVKNLRKDGGFYWVYATVIPNIRNGQTVGYTSVRRKPCRDKIEAAKAQYAQMLAEEHA, from the coding sequence ATGATGAATAAAATTCACAATATGCCCCAGCCAGTAGGGGTTTATCAAGAACAACAAAACACTTATTTTGATGGCAATAGTCGCACAATTTACACAACTGATATTGAAACTGAATTTCCCGATGGCTGCTTGATTACTTCTCGCACTGATACCAATGGTGTTATTACGCATGCGAATGAATCATTTGTTAAATTAAGTGGTTGGACGCGTGATGAAATTATTGGTCAGCCACATGGTATTTTGCGCCACCCTGATATGCCCAAAGCGGCATTTGCTGATATGTGGGACACCTTAAAACGCGGCGAAAAATGGCATGGTTATGTAAAAAATCTACGCAAAGATGGTGGTTTTTATTGGGTTTATGCCACCGTTATTCCCAATATTCGCAATGGACAAACAGTTGGTTATACCTCTGTTCGCCGTAAGCCATGTCGTGATAAAATTGAAGCCGCTAAAGCGCAATACGCTCAAATGCTTGCAGAAGAACATGCTTAA
- a CDS encoding PhnD/SsuA/transferrin family substrate-binding protein produces MLNFLIAPDFPPEYFAGWHMFNTQLQRLTDNTIHLHTPADYREQNEMINGSKITLIYANPFDASALVRDKGYLPLARPINKSDEMIIATYADSPYNHSDELTAGCRILVTENHDIELIGLRLLESAGLTEETINFLKADTFQEAARRLIAGEAEAAFFLASTFRSFSRATLGSLKILMESHINDLSHVVLLHPDYAEFQETLRDAFVKINTTPAGQMVLEDLSIPEGFAPLSQEDAEFMIDLIETLRD; encoded by the coding sequence ATGCTGAATTTTTTAATTGCTCCAGATTTTCCCCCAGAATATTTTGCGGGCTGGCATATGTTCAACACGCAGTTGCAACGATTAACGGACAATACCATTCATTTGCATACACCTGCTGATTACCGTGAACAAAATGAAATGATTAATGGTAGTAAAATCACATTGATTTATGCCAATCCATTTGATGCGTCTGCATTGGTACGCGACAAAGGTTATTTGCCATTGGCTCGTCCCATCAACAAATCAGATGAAATGATTATCGCCACATATGCCGATAGTCCATACAATCATTCCGATGAATTGACCGCAGGTTGTCGAATTTTGGTAACAGAAAATCACGACATCGAGTTGATTGGCTTACGATTATTAGAATCAGCAGGTTTAACCGAAGAGACCATTAACTTCTTAAAAGCAGATACTTTCCAAGAAGCCGCACGCCGATTGATTGCAGGCGAAGCCGAAGCAGCCTTTTTCTTGGCAAGTACTTTCCGCAGTTTCAGTCGTGCCACATTAGGCAGCCTGAAAATTCTGATGGAAAGCCATATCAACGATTTAAGCCATGTGGTTTTATTGCATCCCGATTATGCAGAATTTCAAGAGACCCTGCGTGATGCGTTTGTGAAAATCAATACCACTCCAGCGGGTCAAATGGTTTTGGAAGATTTATCCATTCCCGAAGGTTTTGCGCCATTATCACAAGAAGACGCAGAATTTATGATTGACTTGATTGAAACATTACGCGATTAA
- a CDS encoding TerC family protein, translating into MDLSWLAEPQTWIGFATLLILEVVLGIDNLVFVAILANKVKPAQRDHARITGLTLAVVIRIIMLAFMAKIMTLTQPWFHVGSHPVSGKDLIMFVGGIFLLYKATTELHERLEGENHFAVADTHKKHAAFWGVVAQILVLDAVFSIDSVITAVAMVDHIVVAMAAVIVAMACMITASKPLTEFVDKHPTVVMLCLGFLLMIGFSLIAEAFHFHIPKGYLYAAIGFSILIEIFNQVSQKNIKRKDYISSSWRQRTAENVLGMMGIRESLLASDRNQSDDNEHFEENEKSMIRSVLTLAERPIFGVMIPRSDIERLDISQSKDEQRARIIDTPYSRMLVVGKAGVDEPLGYINKKDLLTQLLETGELNIQAALRQPLMLPESATALMAIELFRKHSADYALVVDEFGAILGMVTMKDLMETIAGEFPEEFEREDEPAMRENADDSLTVDGVLEYMELAPQLNLPPPAEDAQFHTVAGLIMEELQDLPEVGDAIEFHGWRFEVVEKEGHRIERVKIERVVEEE; encoded by the coding sequence ATGGACTTATCTTGGCTAGCCGAACCACAGACATGGATAGGCTTCGCAACTTTGCTGATACTGGAAGTGGTACTTGGCATAGACAATTTGGTTTTTGTAGCGATTTTGGCAAATAAAGTCAAACCCGCGCAACGTGACCACGCCCGTATTACAGGGCTGACACTTGCTGTTGTCATTCGCATCATCATGCTCGCTTTCATGGCGAAAATCATGACGCTGACACAACCATGGTTTCATGTTGGCTCGCATCCCGTATCAGGCAAAGATTTGATTATGTTTGTTGGCGGCATTTTTTTGCTATACAAAGCCACGACCGAATTACACGAACGCTTGGAAGGTGAAAATCATTTTGCGGTAGCGGATACGCATAAAAAACATGCTGCTTTTTGGGGCGTGGTGGCGCAGATTTTGGTGTTGGATGCCGTATTTTCCATTGACAGCGTGATTACGGCGGTAGCGATGGTTGACCATATTGTTGTGGCGATGGCTGCGGTAATTGTGGCGATGGCGTGCATGATTACCGCCAGCAAACCGCTGACCGAATTTGTGGACAAACACCCAACAGTAGTCATGCTGTGTTTGGGCTTTTTGTTGATGATTGGTTTCAGTTTAATCGCCGAAGCCTTCCATTTCCACATTCCGAAAGGTTATTTGTATGCCGCGATTGGTTTTTCTATTTTGATTGAAATTTTCAACCAAGTATCACAAAAAAACATCAAGCGTAAAGATTACATCAGCAGTTCATGGCGACAACGCACCGCTGAAAATGTATTGGGCATGATGGGCATACGCGAAAGTTTATTGGCAAGCGATAGAAATCAATCTGATGATAATGAACATTTTGAAGAAAATGAAAAATCCATGATTCGCAGCGTATTAACATTAGCGGAGCGCCCGATTTTTGGTGTGATGATTCCGCGCAGTGATATTGAACGCTTGGATATTTCGCAAAGCAAAGATGAGCAACGCGCCAGAATCATTGATACACCTTATTCGCGTATGTTGGTGGTGGGCAAGGCAGGTGTAGATGAACCTTTGGGTTATATCAACAAAAAAGATTTGCTGACACAATTATTGGAAACAGGTGAATTGAATATTCAGGCTGCCTTACGCCAACCGTTGATGCTGCCTGAAAGTGCTACGGCATTGATGGCGATTGAATTATTCCGCAAACATAGCGCGGATTATGCTTTGGTGGTAGATGAATTTGGTGCGATTTTGGGCATGGTTACCATGAAAGATTTGATGGAAACCATTGCTGGCGAGTTTCCCGAAGAATTTGAACGCGAAGATGAACCTGCAATGCGAGAAAATGCTGACGATAGTTTGACTGTAGATGGCGTGCTTGAATACATGGAACTTGCGCCACAGTTAAATTTACCTCCACCAGCGGAAGATGCGCAGTTCCATACGGTTGCAGGTTTAATTATGGAAGAGTTGCAAGATTTACCCGAAGTGGGCGATGCGATTGAATTTCACGGTTGGCGATTTGAAGTGGTGGAAAAAGAAGGACATCGTATTGAACGTGTAAAAATTGAACGAGTTGTGGAAGAAGAATAA
- the arcC gene encoding carbamate kinase: MRVVIALGGNALLRRGQPMTAENQRENVRIAAEQIAKVHKGNELVIAHGNGPQVGLLALQGAAYHQQDSKVETYPLDVLGAETQGMIGYMIEQEMGNVLPKDVPFATLLTQVEVDKADPAFQNPTKFVGPVYEKEEAERLAAEKGWSIKADGDKFRRVVPSPLPKRIFELNPIKWILEKGAVVCCAGGGGIPTYFESEGKLSGIEAVIDKDLCSSLLARELDADMLVIATDVDATYINWGKEDQKAIFEAHPQAFRDLNFPAGSMGPKVDAACEFAEKTGKVAVIGALADIEAIVAGKAGTRISTKFEGITYR, translated from the coding sequence ATGCGTGTTGTAATTGCATTAGGTGGTAACGCTTTGTTGCGTCGTGGTCAACCTATGACTGCTGAAAATCAACGTGAAAATGTTCGCATTGCTGCTGAACAAATTGCCAAAGTACACAAAGGTAATGAATTGGTCATTGCTCACGGTAATGGTCCACAAGTAGGTTTGTTGGCATTGCAAGGTGCTGCTTATCATCAACAAGACAGCAAAGTGGAAACTTATCCATTAGATGTTTTGGGTGCAGAAACTCAAGGTATGATTGGTTACATGATTGAACAAGAAATGGGTAACGTGTTGCCAAAAGACGTTCCATTTGCAACCTTATTGACTCAAGTTGAAGTAGACAAAGCTGACCCTGCATTCCAAAACCCAACTAAATTCGTAGGCCCTGTTTACGAAAAAGAAGAAGCTGAACGTTTGGCAGCAGAAAAAGGTTGGTCTATCAAAGCTGACGGTGACAAATTCCGCCGTGTTGTACCTAGCCCATTGCCAAAACGCATTTTTGAATTGAATCCAATCAAATGGATTTTGGAAAAAGGTGCGGTTGTATGCTGTGCTGGTGGTGGCGGTATCCCAACTTACTTTGAAAGCGAAGGTAAATTGAGTGGTATTGAAGCCGTAATTGACAAAGACTTGTGCTCTTCATTGTTGGCTCGTGAATTGGATGCAGACATGTTGGTAATTGCTACTGACGTAGACGCTACTTACATCAACTGGGGTAAAGAAGACCAAAAAGCTATCTTTGAAGCTCACCCACAAGCATTCCGCGACTTGAACTTCCCTGCTGGTTCTATGGGTCCAAAAGTAGACGCAGCTTGTGAATTTGCTGAAAAAACTGGTAAAGTTGCTGTTATCGGCGCATTGGCTGATATTGAAGCAATCGTGGCTGGTAAAGCAGGTACTCGTATCAGCACTAAATTTGAAGGCATTACTTATCGTTAA
- a CDS encoding ornithine carbamoyltransferase: MSFNMNNRHLLSLTNHTEKEIRFLLDLSRDLKRAKYAGTEQKTLVGKNIALIFEKTSTRTRCAFEVAAFDQGANVTYIDPTSSQIGHKESMKDTARVLGRMYDAIEYRGFKQSVVEELAQYAGVPVFNGLTDEWHPTQMLADVLTMIEHSEKPLSQISYVYLGDARNNVANSLLMIGCKLGMDVRIAAPKELQPTEELQARCREWAKQSGARMLVTDNVDEAVKGVDYVHTDVWVSMGEPIEAWGQRIDKLLPYQVNAELMKKTGNPKVKFLHCLPSFHNCETKVGKQIAEQYPHLANGIEVTEDVFESPANVAFDQAENRMHTIKAVMVASLSGL, from the coding sequence ATGTCATTCAATATGAACAACCGTCACTTGTTGAGCTTGACTAACCACACAGAAAAAGAAATCCGCTTCTTGTTGGATTTGTCTCGTGACTTGAAACGTGCTAAATACGCTGGTACAGAGCAAAAAACTCTGGTTGGTAAAAACATTGCCTTGATTTTTGAAAAAACTTCTACTCGTACTCGTTGCGCATTTGAAGTTGCTGCGTTTGACCAAGGTGCAAACGTTACTTACATTGACCCAACTTCTTCTCAAATCGGTCACAAAGAAAGCATGAAAGATACTGCTCGTGTATTGGGTCGTATGTACGATGCGATTGAATACCGTGGTTTCAAACAATCTGTAGTTGAAGAATTGGCACAATATGCAGGCGTTCCTGTATTCAATGGTTTGACTGACGAATGGCACCCAACTCAAATGTTGGCTGACGTTTTGACTATGATTGAACACAGTGAAAAACCTTTGAGCCAAATCAGCTATGTTTACTTGGGCGATGCTCGTAACAACGTAGCAAACTCTTTGTTGATGATTGGCTGCAAATTGGGTATGGACGTTCGTATTGCTGCTCCAAAAGAATTGCAACCTACTGAAGAATTGCAAGCTCGTTGCCGTGAATGGGCAAAACAATCTGGCGCACGCATGTTGGTAACTGACAATGTTGATGAAGCTGTTAAAGGCGTAGACTACGTTCATACTGACGTTTGGGTTTCTATGGGTGAGCCTATTGAAGCTTGGGGTCAACGTATTGACAAATTGTTGCCATACCAAGTTAATGCTGAATTGATGAAAAAAACTGGCAATCCAAAAGTGAAATTCCTGCACTGCTTGCCTTCATTCCACAACTGCGAAACCAAAGTGGGTAAACAAATCGCTGAACAATATCCACACTTGGCTAACGGTATTGAAGTAACTGAAGACGTGTTTGAATCTCCTGCTAACGTAGCATTTGACCAAGCAGAAAACCGTATGCACACCATTAAAGCTGTAATGGTAGCTTCTTTGTCTGGTTTGTAA
- the arcA gene encoding arginine deiminase, translating into MSQLGVHSEAGKLRTVMVCEPGLAHERLTPDNCDSLLFDDVLWVERAQEDHRDFVQKMRERDIEVLELHQILAETIENKEALKWILDRKLTPNMVGQPLIGELRAWFEGLSSKEQARFLIGGVSNLDLTTEHFSQDVIDLAKAAEGDLGFIFPPLPNTQFMRDNSSWVYGGVTLNPMYWPARRQETLLTTAVYKFHKRFAGQVKVWYGDPDENAGNASLEGGDVFPIGKGVVLVGMSERSSLQAITQMAQNLFKEGAAERVIIAAMPKTRSAMHLDTIFTFCDRDLVNLFPKMVDQIIPFSLRPDETKPNGLDIRKENKHFVDVVQEALGLSKLRVVKTGGNSYAADREQWDDANNVFALEPGVVVGYDRNLLTNKLLRDAGVEIVSVASSELGRGRGGGRCMTCPIVRDAIDY; encoded by the coding sequence ATGTCTCAATTAGGTGTTCATTCAGAAGCAGGTAAATTGCGTACGGTAATGGTTTGCGAACCAGGTTTAGCTCATGAACGTTTAACTCCAGACAACTGTGATAGTTTGTTGTTTGATGATGTATTGTGGGTAGAACGCGCACAAGAAGACCATCGCGACTTCGTTCAAAAAATGCGTGAACGCGATATTGAAGTATTGGAGCTACACCAAATCTTAGCTGAAACCATTGAAAACAAAGAAGCATTGAAATGGATTTTAGACCGCAAATTAACACCTAATATGGTAGGTCAGCCACTTATCGGTGAATTGCGTGCTTGGTTTGAAGGTTTAAGCTCAAAAGAACAAGCTCGTTTCTTGATTGGTGGTGTAAGCAATTTAGACTTAACAACTGAACACTTCTCACAAGACGTGATTGATTTGGCAAAAGCTGCTGAAGGCGATTTAGGTTTCATTTTCCCACCATTGCCAAATACTCAATTCATGCGTGATAACTCAAGCTGGGTTTATGGCGGTGTTACTCTGAACCCAATGTACTGGCCAGCACGTCGTCAAGAAACCTTGTTAACAACTGCCGTTTATAAATTCCACAAACGCTTTGCTGGTCAAGTTAAAGTATGGTACGGCGACCCAGATGAAAATGCAGGTAATGCATCATTGGAAGGTGGTGACGTATTCCCAATTGGTAAAGGTGTTGTATTGGTAGGTATGAGTGAACGCAGTTCTTTGCAAGCTATTACCCAAATGGCGCAAAACTTGTTCAAAGAAGGTGCCGCAGAACGTGTCATCATCGCAGCAATGCCAAAAACGCGTTCAGCTATGCACTTGGATACTATCTTCACATTCTGTGACCGCGACTTGGTTAATCTCTTCCCTAAAATGGTTGACCAAATTATTCCATTTAGCTTGCGTCCAGATGAAACTAAACCAAATGGTTTGGATATCCGCAAAGAAAACAAACACTTTGTTGATGTTGTTCAAGAGGCATTGGGCTTGAGCAAATTGCGTGTGGTTAAAACAGGTGGTAACAGCTATGCTGCTGACCGCGAACAATGGGATGATGCAAACAACGTATTTGCATTAGAACCTGGTGTAGTAGTAGGTTACGACCGCAACTTGTTGACCAACAAATTGTTGCGTGATGCAGGTGTAGAAATTGTCTCTGTGGCATCTTCTGAATTGGGTCGTGGTCGTGGTGGTGGCCGTTGCATGACTTGTCCTATCGTACGCGATGCCATTGACTATTAA
- the arcD gene encoding arginine-ornithine antiporter translates to MSDNKLKLGSLTALVIGSMIGGGIFSLPQNMAEGAEAGAILIGWIITAIGMLCLAFVFQTLANRKPDLDAGVYAYAKAGFGHYLGFSSAWGYWISAWIGNVGYLVLLFGTLGYFFPVFGEGNTPTAIIAASILLWATHALVLRGIKEATFVNTIITIAKVVPLITFIAIALISFKMDIFTTDFWGAKNPELGSVLDQVKSMMLVTVWVFIGIEGASLYSARAEKRSDVGKATILGFIGVLALLVLVNVLSAGIMTQPELAGLKNPSMAYVLERAVGSWGAAFISIGLIVSLLGALLSWILFCSETLYAASKDGTMPAFFHKENKNGVPANALWITNGCIQLFLIITLFSAGTYLKLILLATSMILLPYLFSAGYAALLTMRKETYEMGDKDLVKDTVIAWVGVVYGIWLIYAAGVEYLLLSALLYAPGTFVYVWARKENKEVAFTTIEKIIVAIVFIGAIIAAIGLAQGKLSL, encoded by the coding sequence ATGTCAGACAATAAATTAAAACTAGGGTCGCTAACGGCTTTAGTTATTGGTTCTATGATTGGCGGTGGCATTTTCTCGTTACCGCAAAATATGGCAGAAGGTGCGGAAGCAGGCGCTATTTTAATTGGTTGGATTATTACCGCAATCGGCATGCTCTGTCTTGCCTTTGTTTTTCAAACGCTTGCAAATAGAAAACCCGATTTGGACGCTGGTGTTTATGCCTATGCCAAAGCAGGTTTTGGTCATTATTTAGGTTTTTCTTCTGCTTGGGGCTACTGGATTAGCGCATGGATTGGTAACGTAGGTTATTTGGTGCTGCTATTTGGTACTTTGGGCTATTTCTTCCCTGTATTTGGAGAGGGCAATACGCCTACCGCTATTATTGCAGCATCCATTCTCTTATGGGCAACTCATGCTTTGGTATTGCGCGGTATTAAAGAAGCCACTTTTGTAAATACCATTATTACTATTGCCAAAGTCGTACCACTCATCACATTTATCGCTATCGCATTGATTAGCTTCAAAATGGATATTTTCACCACCGATTTTTGGGGTGCGAAAAATCCTGAACTAGGTAGCGTTCTAGACCAAGTCAAAAGCATGATGCTGGTAACCGTTTGGGTGTTTATCGGTATTGAAGGTGCAAGTTTGTATTCTGCACGCGCAGAAAAACGCAGCGATGTAGGCAAAGCAACCATTTTAGGCTTTATCGGCGTATTGGCTTTATTGGTATTGGTTAATGTTTTGTCCGCAGGTATTATGACACAGCCTGAATTGGCAGGTTTAAAAAATCCCTCAATGGCTTATGTGTTAGAACGCGCAGTTGGTTCTTGGGGTGCAGCATTTATTTCCATTGGTTTAATCGTTTCACTATTGGGTGCATTGTTATCATGGATTTTGTTTTGTAGCGAAACACTGTATGCCGCATCAAAAGATGGCACGATGCCCGCATTTTTCCACAAAGAAAACAAAAATGGTGTACCTGCCAACGCATTGTGGATAACCAACGGCTGCATTCAATTATTCCTGATTATTACCCTATTTTCCGCAGGGACATATTTGAAATTAATTTTACTGGCAACTTCCATGATTTTGCTGCCTTACTTATTCTCTGCAGGTTACGCAGCCTTGCTGACCATGCGTAAAGAAACTTACGAAATGGGTGACAAAGATTTGGTTAAAGACACCGTTATTGCATGGGTAGGTGTAGTTTACGGTATTTGGTTGATTTACGCGGCTGGTGTGGAATACTTATTATTATCTGCATTGCTGTATGCTCCTGGCACTTTCGTCTACGTTTGGGCGCGCAAAGAAAACAAAGAAGTGGCATTTACCACGATTGAAAAAATCATCGTTGCCATTGTATTTATTGGCGCAATCATCGCAGCCATTGGTTTAGCACAAGGCAAATTAAGCTTGTAA
- the glmS gene encoding glutamine--fructose-6-phosphate transaminase (isomerizing) has protein sequence MCGIVGAIRSANHNVVEFLTDGLKRLEYRGYDSSGIAVLMDGKIKRVRRVGRVANMEAAAHDKGVSGQIGIGHTRWATHGGVTEPNAHPHISGDKIAVVHNGIIENFEAERSRLRELGYEFESQTDTEVISHSVRHEYEQNGGDLFVAVQAACKRFHGAYAIAVMAQDNSQNMVVARMGCPLLVAFGEGETFIASDVSAVIAFTRQISYLEDGDVALLQAGSFVKLVNKNGEDVQREVKTSGLSLASLELGAYNHFMQKEIHEQPRAVADTAEVFLDGGFIPENFGKNAPQVFQEIDSIKILACGTSYYSALTSKYWLESIAKIPTDVEIASEYRYRDVIANPKQLIITISQSGETLDTMEALKFAQSLGHKHSLSICNVMESALPRNSELVLYTRAGAEIGVASTKAFTTQLVVLFGLAVTLGRMHGLVSDEKLAAYTQELRELSGSIQHALNLEPQIAAWAQKFAKKSSALFLGRGIHYPIALEGALKLKEITYIHAEAYPAGELKHGPLALVDENMPVVVIAPHDGLLDKVKANMQEVSARGGELFVFTDLDSDYEGGVDNIHIIRTPRHVGVLSPIVHTIPVQLLAYHTALARGTDVDKPRNLAKSVTVE, from the coding sequence ATGTGCGGTATCGTTGGCGCTATTCGCAGCGCAAATCACAATGTGGTTGAATTTCTCACAGACGGCTTGAAACGTCTGGAATATCGTGGCTATGACTCATCTGGCATTGCCGTGTTGATGGACGGCAAAATCAAGCGCGTGCGCCGTGTCGGTCGCGTGGCAAACATGGAGGCTGCCGCCCACGACAAAGGCGTAAGCGGACAAATCGGCATTGGACACACACGCTGGGCAACGCACGGTGGCGTAACCGAACCCAATGCGCACCCCCATATTTCGGGCGACAAAATCGCAGTTGTCCACAACGGCATTATTGAAAATTTTGAAGCCGAACGCAGCCGTTTGCGCGAATTGGGCTACGAATTTGAATCGCAAACCGACACTGAAGTGATTTCCCACAGCGTGCGCCACGAATACGAACAAAACGGCGGCGATTTGTTTGTGGCGGTTCAGGCTGCCTGCAAGCGTTTTCACGGCGCGTATGCGATTGCGGTAATGGCGCAGGATAATTCTCAAAACATGGTGGTGGCGCGTATGGGCTGCCCGCTTTTGGTGGCGTTTGGCGAAGGCGAGACGTTTATCGCGTCTGACGTGTCTGCCGTGATTGCGTTCACGCGCCAAATCAGTTATTTGGAAGACGGCGATGTGGCATTGTTGCAGGCTGGCAGCTTTGTGAAATTGGTTAATAAAAACGGCGAAGATGTGCAACGTGAAGTGAAAACATCGGGTTTGTCGTTGGCGTCTTTGGAATTGGGCGCGTACAACCATTTCATGCAAAAAGAAATCCACGAGCAGCCACGCGCCGTAGCTGACACCGCCGAAGTGTTTTTGGATGGTGGCTTTATTCCTGAAAATTTTGGCAAAAACGCGCCACAGGTTTTCCAAGAGATTGACAGCATTAAGATTTTGGCGTGTGGCACATCGTATTATTCCGCTTTGACCAGCAAATATTGGCTGGAATCCATTGCCAAAATCCCCACCGATGTGGAAATCGCCAGCGAATACCGTTACCGCGATGTCATCGCCAATCCGAAACAGTTGATTATCACGATTTCGCAATCGGGCGAGACTTTGGACACGATGGAAGCCTTGAAATTCGCGCAATCTTTGGGACACAAACACAGCTTGTCCATTTGCAATGTGATGGAATCGGCTTTGCCGCGCAACAGTGAATTGGTGTTGTACACACGCGCAGGGGCGGAAATTGGTGTGGCATCCACCAAAGCATTTACCACACAACTGGTTGTTTTATTTGGTTTGGCGGTTACTTTGGGCAGAATGCACGGTTTGGTTTCCGATGAAAAATTGGCAGCTTACACGCAAGAATTGCGCGAACTTTCAGGCAGCATTCAACACGCTTTGAACCTTGAACCGCAAATCGCGGCATGGGCGCAGAAATTTGCGAAAAAATCCAGCGCATTGTTCTTGGGGCGAGGCATTCATTACCCGATTGCTTTGGAAGGCGCGTTGAAATTAAAAGAAATTACCTATATTCACGCGGAAGCCTATCCTGCTGGCGAATTGAAGCATGGCCCACTCGCTTTGGTTGATGAGAATATGCCCGTTGTGGTCATCGCGCCGCATGACGGTTTGCTGGATAAAGTGAAAGCGAATATGCAGGAAGTATCGGCGCGTGGCGGCGAGCTGTTTGTGTTTACCGATTTGGACAGCGATTATGAAGGTGGGGTAGACAATATCCACATTATTCGCACGCCGCGTCATGTTGGTGTTTTGTCGCCGATTGTGCATACAATTCCTGTGCAATTATTGGCGTATCACACGGCTTTGGCGCGTGGCACCGATGTAGATAAACCGCGTAATTTGGCGAAATCGGTTACGGTGGAATAA